The sequence ATCGTGGACGTCGCAGTCGCGGTCCACGACCACGATCAGCTTGGTGAGGGACATCATGTGGGCCCCCCAGATCGCGTGCATCACCTTCTGCGCGTGCTTCGGGTACTTCTTGTCGATCGAGACGATCGCGCAGTTGTGGAAGCCGCCGGCCTCGGGCAGGTGGTAGTCCACGATGTCCGGGACGATGATCTTGAGCAGCGGCAGGAAGAAGCGCTCCGTGGCGCGGCCCAGCGGGCCGTCCTCCGTCGGCGGGCGGCCGACCACGATCGACTGCAGCAGCGGGCGCCTGCGCATCGTCACGCAGTCGATCTTCAGTGCGGGGAACGGCTCCTGCGGGGTGTAGAAGCCGGTGTGGTCGCCGAAGGGACCCTCGGGCAGCATCTCGCCCGGCTCCAGCCAGCCCTCCAGGACGACCTCGGCGTTCGCCGGCACCTGGAGCGGGACCGTCTTGCAGTCGACCATCTCGATCCGCCTGCCCGCGATGAACCCGGCGAAGAGGTACTCGTCGATGTCGCCGGGGAGCGGGGCGGTGGAGGCGTACGTCACGGCCGGCGGGCAGCCGAAGGCGATGGCGACGGGCAGCCGCTCCCCGCGCCGCGCGGCGACCTGGTAGTGGTTGCGGCTGTCCTTGTGGATCTGCCAGTGCATGCCGATGGTGCGCCGGTCGTGACGCTGCAGGCGGTACAGCCCGAGGTTGCGGATGCCCGTCTCCGGGTCCTTGGTGTGGGTGAGCCCCAGGTTGAAGAAGGAGCCGCCGTCCTTGGGCCAGGTGAACAGCGCCGGGAGCCGGTCGAGGTCCACCTCGTCGCCGTGCAGGACGACCTCCTGCACCGGAGCCTCTTTGATCTTCTTCGGCGGGACGTGGGCCATCGCGCCGAGCTTCCCGAAGGCCTCGCGCACGCCGACGAACCCGTGCGGCAGCTCGGGCCGCAGCAGGCCGCCGATCTTCTCGGAGATCTCGCCGTACGACTTCAGGCCCAGCGCCTTGAGCAGGCGGCGGTCGGTGCCGAAGACGTTCATCGCGAGGGGCATCGCCGAGCCCTTCACGTTCTCGAAGAGCAGCGCCGGGCCACCGGACTTCTGCACCCGGTCGACGATCTCTCCGACTTCCAGGTAGGGGTCCACCTCGGCCTTGATGCGCTTGAGGTCTCCCTCGCGCTCCAGCGCCCGCAGCAGGGCGCGAAGATCGTCGTAAGCCATGCGCCCCAGTATCCGGCACCCGCTACTCTGGCCCGGTCACCGGGGCCGTCTCACATTCGTCGGGGGATCGCACGCCATGCTCAGGTATCTGCCGTTCCTGCTGGTCCTGGCGCTGTGGATCTATGCCTTCGTGGACTGTCTGAACACTCCCGAGGATGAGGTGCGCCATCTGCCGAAGGTGGTGTGGGTGATCATCATCCTGCTCTTCGGCGAGGTGCTGGTGGGGCCGGTGGCCTGGCTGATCACCGGGCGGGCGCGGCGGGCGCCGGCGGGCGGGTCCACGCCCGCCCCCTTCGCCTCCGGACACCGCGCCGCCGCCGGCTGGATCGCTCCCGACGACAACCCCGAGTTCCTCAAGTCCCTCGAGAACAAGGACGACCCCAAGGGCGAGTGACCGCCCCAAACGGCTTGCCTTCCCCCAACTGACCTGTGGTTAATGGTCGTTACAAGCTGTGAGTAGTCGTTCCTCGGCACCGCCTCGACGGCGACGGGGGCACGTCCTCGCCCGGCTCCGCGGGGACGCCCGGCTCCCGGACGCCTGGCATTGCCCCCGCTCTCCCGCGCCCGCACAGTAAGGGCATGGACGAACGACAGGCCCGTGCCTGGCTCGCCACCGCCGTGGCCGAGGCCCGCGCCGGGCTGGCCGAGGGCGGGATCCCGGTCGGCGCCGCGCTCTACGGCCCGGACGGCGCCCTTCTCGGCCGTGGCCGCAACCGCCGGGTCCAGGACGGCGACCCCTCGACACACGCGGAGACGGCCGCGTTCCGCGCGGCCGGCCGGCAGCGGTCGTACCGCGGCACGACCATGGTCACCACCCTCTCGCCGTGCTGGTACTGCAGCGGCCTGGTCCGGCAGTTCGGCATCCCCCGTGTGGTGATCGGCGAGGCCACCACCTTCCGCGGGGGCCACGACTGGCTCGCCGAGCACGGCGTCGAGATCCTGGTCCTGGAGGACCCCGAGTGCGTCACGATGATGCGCGCCTTCGTCAAGGACAACCCGGACCTGTGGAACGAGGACATCGGTGACTGAATCCCTCTCCCGGATCCCCACCATCGACCTCCGGCCCTGGCTGGACGGCGGCGAGGAGATCCGCGCCGCCCTCGCCCGCACCGTCGACCAGGCACTGCAGACGGCCGGGTTCCTGCTGGTCACCGGGCACGGGGTGGAGTCCGGGCTGCGAGCTGGGATCCGGCGGGCGGCGCGGGAGTTCTTCCTGCTCCCGGACGAGGTCAAGCGGCGGTACGAGGCGAAGGTCGGCGGACGCGGGTGGCTCGGGCCCGGTGCCGAGGCCAACGGATACGCGGAGGGGACGCACACGCCGCCCGACCTGAAGGAGTCGCTGACCTTCGCGACGGACGAGCCCTTCGCCGATCCGGTCGTCGACGCGCAGTGGTACGCGCCCAACGTGTGGCCGGCCGAGGTGCCGCAGCTCCGGACGCTCTGCACGGAGTACCTGGCGAAGATGGCCGCCCTGGAGAAGGAGCTGCTGTCGCTGCTGGGGTACGCCCTGGGGCTCGAACGCGACTTCTTCACCCGGCACATGGACCATCCGACGTACGGCTTCAACATCAACTGGTATCCGGGCACGGAGGTCGTCGGCGAGCCGCTGCCGGGGCAGTTCCGGATCGGGCCGCACACCGACTTCGGGACCGTCACCGTCCTCGACCGGCAGGCCGGAAAGGGCGGGCTGCAGGTGTACACCGACGAGCGCGGGTGGGCGGACGCGCCGTACGACCCCGCCGCCCTCACCGTCAACATCGGTGACCTGCTGGCCCGTTGGACCGGTGACCGGTGGCGGTCCGGGCGGCACCGGGTGCTGCCGCCGCCCGCCGACGCCCCCGCCGAGGAGCTGATGTCGCTCGTGTACTTCGGCGAGTGCACCCCGGGCACCCGGGTGGAGTCCGTGCCGGCGCCGGTCGGCCGGGTGGCCTATCCGCCGGTCGACTCGCACGTGTACCTGCGCGCCAAGCTCGACTCGATCACCGTCGAGTGATCCGCCCGGCCTCACCCTGCGTAAATCACTTCCCCGTTCGGCCTGCCACCCGTTCCGCTGAAATGGTCCGGACGGGCATGTCCCGGTCGCGTCTGTCGGCATTGCCTTCAAGGGGGCCCGGATCCAGGGGCCCCCTTCTGCGATGGGAGACGCGTGCGAATCACTGACATCCAGCGTTGCGAGGCCCGGCCGGGACGGCTCGTCGAGTGGACGCTGAGCCCGGCGACCGTCGCGGCGGCGGCGGCGCTCCCGGAGGACTCCCGGCCCCCTGCCTACATCCAGGAGTCGCACATCCGGACCGCCAAGTGCGTCCGGGAGGACGGGCTGTTCGTGCCGACCTGGCTCGGCACCGCCTTCGACCTGCCGGGCCCGGTCGACCTCGATGCGCTCCAGGAGGCGCTGCGCGCCTGGACGGTCCGGCACGAGACGCTGCGCAGCGGCTTCCGCTGGGCCGGTGACGAACTGCGCCGCTTCACGCTGGACGCGGCGGACGTGTCCCTGCACCGCGAGGACGTGGGCGACTTCCCGGACGCGGGCGCGCTGGTGCGGCATCTCGAGGAGCGGTTCGACACCGTCGCGGACGCGCTGCGCTGGCCGAACTTCCTCTTCACGGCCGTCGTCCGGGACGACTCCGCCACCGTCTGCCTGGCCTTCGACCACAGCAACGTCGACGCCTACTCCCTGGAGCGGATCCCCGCGGAGGTGACCGAGCTGTACGCGGCGGGGCGGGCCGGCGCCGTGCCCGACTCGCGTACCTCGGTGGCCAGTTACGTCGACTTCTGCCGGATCGAGCGGGCAGACGCGGACGGCATCGACGCCCGGCACGCGATCGTCGGCCGCTGGCGCGAGTTCATCCGCCGCTGCGACGGAACACTGCCCGGCTTCCCCGTCGACCTGGGGCTGGAGCCGGGCGGGCCGCTGCCGCGCCAGCGGATGCTGTGCGAGCCGCTGGCCGACGCGCAGGAGGCGGCGGCGTTCGAGGCGTACTGCCGCCCCTACGGCGGCAGCCAGGTCGGTCTGCTGGCCGCGACCGGGCTGATCGTGCACGAGCTGGGCGGGCAGCCGGTGTACCGGACGGTGGTGCCGTTCCACACCCGGGTGAAGTCACGGTGGAGCGACTCGGTGGGCTGGTACGTCGGGGGCGCTCCGATCGAGGTGCCCGTCGACCGTGCGGCCGGGCTCCGGGACACCCTGCGCACGGTACGCGACGAGCTGCGGGCCGCCCGGCCGCTGGCCCGGATGCCGCTGGCCCGGGTGCTGAGCCTGCTCGGCGCGGACTTCCGGCCGGCCTCGCCGGACCTGTACTCGATCGTCTCCTACGTCGACGCCCGGTCCATCCCGGGCGCGGAGCGCTGGAGCGAGCAGCGGGCGCACGCGCTGCTGCGGGTGTCGTACGGCGACCAGGTGTGCGTGTGGGTGAACCGGCTGCACGAGGGGCTGTGGCTGGCGAGCCGGTATCCGGACACGGACGTGGCGGCGAAGAACCTGCGGCTGTACGTGGAGCGGTTGCGCGATCACATCGCCTCCGTGGCCCACGGCAGCCTGACCGCGGTGTCGTAGGCACGACCGCTGATCCAGAACCGGTCCGGAGCCGATCCAGGACTGACCCGGACCGATCCGAAACTGATCCAGGGCTGATCCGGAACTGACATCGCCGGATTTCGTAACCCAACGGACACCACTGGCCCTGGCACGGAGCAACTTCCCCTTCTTACACTGCCGTTGAGGGGTTATCTGATCGTTGAGGGGGGCGATCGGGTGGGCAGACGTTTGCACGGACGCGGGGCGCTGTTCGACGCCGATCCGGCCGGGCTGGCCCCGCGGCTCATCGGCCTGCGCCCCCATCACCATCGCGCCACCCCCGTGGAGCACCCCGACGGACCGCCGTTCGTGGTGCTGACCGGCGCGCGCGGACTGGGCAAGAGCGCGGTCCTGGCCGAACTGCGCGACGCCTACCAGGGGCACACCCCCCTCGCGCTGGCCGACTGCGCGGAGGAGCAGTTCGCCCGGCCGCCCGTGGACCGGCCCGCCGAGTCCTGGTCGCCGCTCACCCAGGCGCTGCTGGTGATCGCCGAGCAGCTCGCCGAGCCGGTGACCGGCGCCCGCCGGATCACCTTCCCACGGCTGATGACGGGCCTGGTCGCGGTGGCGGCCGGCGGCTGGAGCGACGCCGACTCGGAGCGGATCCGCCGGGAGGTGGAGCGGATCCTGCTGCTGAACGAGAGCGGCTCGCGGTTCGGCGGGTTCGCCGGACGCTGGGCCGGGAAGGTGGCGGCCAAGGTGGTCGCCGCGGCCACCGGCACCGGCCCGCTGGTGTCGGGCGCGATCGAGGCGACCCTGGAGTCGATCGCCGAGGGGTTCGCCGGCCGGCGCCACCAGAAGGCGTCCGAGTGGTACCGGACGTACCCGAACGCGGGCGGGCACGCGCAGCGCGGACTGATCCTGCTCTCCCGGCACTTCCGCGAGGACGGCCCCGCCCGGGAGCACGCCGAGCGGTATCTGGTGCGGGCGCTGCTGGCCGACCTGACGGAGGCGTACACCGGGGTGCTGCCGCGGATGCAGCGCATCGGCCGCCCGCTGGTGCTGCTCGACAACGCGCAGTCGGCGCCCGGCCCGGGGCTCATGGCCGCCGTGCTGCGCGACCGGGCCGAGGGCCTCGCCGACCAGGTGGTGTTCGTCGCGGCCCGGCGCGGTGAGGGCGGTGACAGCGAGAAGCTGCCCAGCGCGGCCCGGCGGGAGCTGGCGGAGGTGGCCCGGCGCACGGACTGGACACCGGACGCGGCGCCGTCCTCGCGGGCGCTGCTGGTGGCGCTGCCGCCGCTGAGCGCGGACGACACCCTTCACATCGTCGGCTCGGTGTGCGGGGACCTGCCGGTGCCGCCCCATCTGCCGCACGCCGTGCACCGGTTGACCGGCGGCAACCCGCTGGGCATCGTGCTGCTCGCCGAGTCGGCCGCGCAGCACCTGCCCGGGGCGTCCTCGCTGGGCGAGCTGCTGACCGCGCCGGTGCGGCCCGCCGAGGACCTGCCCGCCGCGCCCGCCTACGAGGCGCTGCTGGACCGGCTGGTGCCGGCCGAGTACCTGGCCGAGCTGACCGTGCTGGCCGCCGCCCACGACCACGGCTCGGCGTGCGCGCTGGCCGCGGCGCTGCTGCCGGACACCTTCGGCCCGGCGAGCGTACGGGAGGTGCGGACGCTGCTGGCCGCGGAGGGGCTGCCGGCCGTGCCGGGCCGGTTCGTCGGCGACCGCTTCGTGCGCACCCTGCTGCTGCTGCGGCTGCACATGCTGCACGACGCCCCGGCAGCCCGGGCCGAACCGGCCGACCGCGGTGCCCAGGCCGCCCACGCGGCGTGGCGTACCGCGCACGAGACGCTGATCGCCCACTACACCCGGCCCGAGCACGCCCGTTACCGGCTGCACCACGAACTCGCCCTCGGCAGCACGCAGTCCACGGTCGCCCATCTGCGCGACACCTTCCCCACCGCGGACACCCGCGCCTGGCTGCGCACCCTGCGCTTCGTGGCGTCCGCGCCCTACTTCCACGCCCACGACGCCGAGGGCCGTGACTTCACCGGCCGCGGCGACGGGCGCACCGCGGTGGCGCTCGGCCGCACGGACGCCGAGCACGCCGTGCCGGAGGGCGCGGACGCCGTACTGCACCTGCGGATACGGCGGCTGCTGCACGCGGTGTGGCAGCTGGCGGATCCGCTGGTGCTGCCCGATCCGCAGGTGTGCGACCGGCTCCGGTTCGAGCTGGAGCAGCTGTCCAATCTGCGGCCGGCGGCGGGCGCGCTGCTGTGGCGGGCCTCCCGGGACTGGCCGGCGGCGGCGCTCGCCGGGCGCCCGCTGACCGGACCCGAGGACCCCGACGAGCCCGACGAGCCCTACGACCCTGACGGCACCGACGACAGCGACGACACCGACGACGGCGAAGACGGCCCGGACGACCGGAGCGGGGAGGCGTGATGGCGCGCAGGGGCATGGGGACGTGGCTGCGCGAGGGCGTGTGGGAGATCCCGCTGCGCCGCTATCTGGCCCTGCTGCTGGCGGCGGCCCTGGTGACCGGCCTGGTGTTCGCGGTACGCACCCTCACCCACGACGACCGCTCGTGCGCGCCCGGGGTGTCCCGGCCCCAGGGCAGCGACGAGTGCGTGGGCGTGGCGACGGGACCGCGGCCGTACGACTTCGGGCAGGACCGGCTGACCGCCTCCGTCCAGGCGATCGCAGGGGAGAACGCCCGGCTGAAGCCCGGGAGTTATGTGACGGTCGCGCTGCTGCTGCCGTACACCTCCGGCTCCGCGACGATGCTGAACGACGTCCAGCACCAGCTCCAGGGCGCCTACCTGGCGCAGTACCAGGCCAACCACGACGCCAACGGCCAGACGCCGAAGATCCGGCTGGTGCTCGCCAACCCGGGGGCGACCGGCACGTACTGGCAGCGGACCGTGGACCAGCTGGACCGCATGACGACGAGCAGCACCGACACGCTGCGCGCGGTCGCCGGCATCGGACAGAGCACCGATGCCAACAAGGCGGCCGTCGCGGCGCTGACCAAGCTGCACATCCCGGTGATCGGTTCCTCCATCACCGCCGACGACCTCGCCAACGGCCAGGGCGGCAAGAACCCCGACCCCTACCCCGGGCTGGCCCGTGTGGCGCCGACCAACACCGACGAGGCCCGCGCCATCACCAAGTTCGCGCAGCTGAAGCAGGGCAAGGCGCTGCTGGTGTACGACAAGCCCGGTGACCCGTACACGCTCACGCTCCAGCAGTCGTTCTCGGCGCTGCTCAAGGGCTCGCGGTACGAGCCGCAGCCGTTCACCCCGCCGGACGACCGCAGCCAGGAGGGCACGACCCCGAACACCTTCCGGCAGATCACGAACCTGGTGTGCGACACCGACCCGGGGACCGACACGATCCTGTTCGCGGGCCGGCACGTGCAGCTCAGACAGTTCATCAACGCGCTCGGCGCCCGCGGCTGCCAGGACCGGAGGTTCACCGTGCTCACCGGTGACGAGGCCTCCTACCTGACCTACGAGAAGGACCTGGACCGCGACGCCCTGCGGCACAACCTCTCCGTGCTCTACACCTCCCTCGCCCACCCGGACGCCTGGGTGCGGGGCGGCCCGCCGGCGACGGGCGGCTCGGCGGCGGACACCGCCACGCTGCAGACCCTGCTGACGGCCGCCCAGCGGGCGCCGGTGGGCCCGATCGGCTCGGTCGCCCTGGACGACGGACAGCTGATCATCGGCTACGACGCCCTGCAGCTGGCCGTGCACGGCATCCGCGAGGCGGTGCCGCCGGGCAAGACCATCCCGGCGCTCGCGGACGTGGGCCTGCAGTGGCCGCAGGTCAAGGGGAAGTCACAGCGGGTGAACGGGGCGAGCGGCTGGATCTGCCTGGACGCGCACGGCAACCCGTACGACAAGGCCGTGCCGATCGTCGAACTGACCCCGCAGGGCGGCTCGCGCTTCGTGCGGATCGCCTGGCCGGAGGGGAAGCCGCCGTCGCGGGAGTGCCTGCCGCCGGCCTAGGAACGGGCCTAGGAACGCCCCAGTCGTTCGATCAGTCGTTCGAATCTGGTGCGCCAGCCGGGCTCCGACTCGCCCTCGCCCCGGAACTCCCGGGTGAAGCGCAGCACACTCGCCGCGTCGCCGTCCCGCTCCAGATGGAACCGGAGCCGTGCGCCGCCCTCGAGGGTGTACTCGGCGACCCGGTCCACGTCCCAGGCCGTGACCCGCCCGGAGCCCAGCTCGCCGAGGACGACCGCGCCGCCGAGCCGGGGTTCGAGCACGTCGGCGGCGGCGCACCAGCCCGTGAGCCCGTCACGGGTGGCCACCGCCGGCCAGACGTCTTCCATGGGCCGCGGGAGCCGCACCAGGAAGTGGAGTATGTGCGCGTTCCCGTGGCTCTGACTGGTGCCCTGTGCGATGGAACCGCTCATGACACCAGTGTGGGCGCCCCTCGGCTCACACGCCCGCGTAGGAGTGCTTGCCGCTGACGAAGATGTTGACGCCGTAGTAGTTGAACAGCCAGCAGCCGAAGGCGATCATCGCCAGGTAGGCGGCCTTGCGGCCCTTCCAGCCGGCCGTCGCGCGGGCGTGCAGGTAACAGGCGTAGGCGACCCAGGTGATGAAGGACCAGGTCTCCTTCGGGTCCCAGTTCCAGTACCGGCCCCAGGCGTCGCCCGCCCAGATCGCGCCCGCGATGATCGTGAAGGTCCACAGCGGGAAGACCGCCGCGTTGATCCGGTAGGCGAACTTGTCCAGCGAGGACGAGGCGGGCAGGCGCTCCAGGACCGAGGTCGCGAAGGCACCGGGCTTGCCGCCCGTCTGCAGCTTGGTCTCGTAGGAGTCCTTGAAGAGGTAGAGGATCGTGGCCACCGCGCCCACGTAGAAGACCGCGCCGCAGAAGATCGCCGTCGAGACGTGGATGTACAGCCAGTACGAGTGCAGGGCCGGGACCAGCTGGTCGCTCGCCGTGTACAGGACGGTGACCGCGAGGCCGAGGTCGAGCAGGACCGTGGTGATCAGGAACAGGCCGAGCCAGCGCACGTTCTTCTTCAGGGCCAGCAGCGCCAGGTACACGCCGACGGCGACCGTGGAGAAGGTGATGTTGAACTCGTACATGTTGCCCCACGGGGCACGCTCCACGGAGGCCGCGCGGGCGACGACGCCGCTCAGTTCCACCAGGAACGCGAGCACCGTGAGGGAGACGGCGATCCGGCCGAACAGGTCGCCCTGGACGTCCCCGCCGTGCGCACCGGGACCGTCCGGCACGTCCCGGGCGCCGGCCGCCGAGCGGACGACGACCTTCGGCCGCTCCAGTACGGCGGTGCCGCCGGCCTGCTTGACGGTGACGGCCGGGCCGCTCGCCTTCTGCTCACCGGCGTCGGTGAGCGCGTTGGCGGTACGGGCGACCTTGCTCCGGCTGCCGAAGATCCATTCGAGGATGTAGGCGAAGAAGGCCAGCGTGTAGACGGCCATGGACGAGTAGATCAGCGTGTTGCTGATGCTCGCCAGGTGTTCGTTGGTCGCTGCGGCGAGTTCGGTTGCGGCGGCGAGAGTCACTTCTCAGCCCCTTCGGCAGGTACGACGGAAGATTCGGTGGAGTCGTCGTCGGCGTCGGGGGCTCCCGGCGCCTGGTCGTAGAGGGTTCCGGCGAGGTCGCCCAGCTCCTCGGGCACCTTGGCGGACTCGCTGCGGCCTAGCCCGGCCATCTCGACGACCGTCACGCCGTCGGCGCCGCGCACCGCGCGGACCCACACCCGGCGCCGCTGGATGAACAGGGACGCGGCCAGACCGAAGATCGCCGTGACGGCACCGCCGAGCGCCCAGCCGCTGCCGGGCTCCTGGACGATCTCGAAGCCGGCCCACTGCTTGATGTCCTTGTCGAAGGTGAGGGACCCGGCGCCGTTCGGCAGCGTGAGGGTGTCGCCCGGCTGCAGGAGCTTCTTCAGCAGCTGGCCCGTGCCGTCCTTGAACCCCGTCATGTGCGTCTTGTCCAGCTGGTACACGCTCTGCGGGATGCCGGAGTCGACGCCGAGGTCGCCGTGGTAAGCGTTCACCGCGAGCAGCGGGTTCACCAGCGCCGGGAACTGCGAGAGCATCGTGCCGCTCTTCGGGTCGAAGGTCGGCACGAAGAAGGCCTGGAAGCCGAGCTGCTCCGCCTTGCCCTGCGCGTTCTTGTAGCCGTCCATCACCTTGATCACGCCGTTGGAGCTGACGTTGCCGTCGAGCGGCAGCAGCGGCACGGCGTCGTGGTAGACCACGTTGCCCTTGCCGTCGCGGACGGTGATGACGGGCGCGTAGCCGTGGCTGACGAGGTAGACCTTGGCGTCGCCGATGTGCAGCGGCTCGTTGACCTTGACGGTGGTCGCCTTCTGCCTGCCGTACGCACCCTCGCTGTACTCGATCTTGGCCTGGTAGGTGCGCGGCGTGCCCTTGTTGGGGCCGGTCAGCTCGTAGGTGCCCCTGAATTCCTTCAGGTTGAAGCTGAACGGCACCAGGTCGTCGTTGCGGAACAGGCTGCCGGACTTGAAGTCGTCGTACTGCAGGATCGAGTTGGAGAAACCGTCGCCCTCGACGACCAGCTTGGTGCCGTCGGACTTGTACAGCTGGCCCCAGGCGAAGGCGATGAGCAGCACGATCAGGGCGATGTGGAAGGCCAGGTTGCCCAGCTCGCGCAGATAGCCCTTCTCGGCGGCGACGGCGTCACCTTCGACGTGCGCGCGGAAGCGGCGCTTCTTCAGCAGCGCGAGCGCGGCCTCGCGCACCTGCCCGGGGTCGGCCTCGGTCCGCCACGTGGTGTACGCGGGCAGCCGGGTCAGCCGCTTGGGCGCGGCCGGCGGGCGGCCGCGCAGCTGGCCGACGAACTGCCAGGTGCGCGGGATGATGCAGCCGATGAGCGAGACGAACAGCAGGATGTAGATCGCGGAGAACCACACCGAGCTGTAGACGTGGAACAGGCCGAGCTTGTCGTAGATCGGCGCGAGCGTGCTGTGCGCCTTGCGGAAGTCGTCGACCTTGTTGATGTCGGCGCCGGTCTGCGGAATCAGCGAGCCGGGGATCGCGCCGAGCGAGAGCAGCAGGAGCAGCAGCAGCGCGACCCGCATGGAGGTCAGCTGCCGCCAGAACCAGCGGAGCCAGCCGATGACGCCGAGGCCGGGCAGGCTGGTCAGTTCCTCCTTGGGCGCGGTGGACAGCTGGGAGCCGGCCTCCCCGAGGTCCTCCTGGTCCTGGCTCGTGTCGGTTGCGGTCTTGGTCATCGATCAGATCCCCACAGTGAAGCCGTTGGACCAGGTCTGCATCTGCTGCACCAGGCTGTCCCAGGCACCGGTCAGCAGCAGCACGCCGGTCAC comes from Streptomyces sp. FXJ1.172 and encodes:
- a CDS encoding ABC transporter substrate-binding protein yields the protein MARRGMGTWLREGVWEIPLRRYLALLLAAALVTGLVFAVRTLTHDDRSCAPGVSRPQGSDECVGVATGPRPYDFGQDRLTASVQAIAGENARLKPGSYVTVALLLPYTSGSATMLNDVQHQLQGAYLAQYQANHDANGQTPKIRLVLANPGATGTYWQRTVDQLDRMTTSSTDTLRAVAGIGQSTDANKAAVAALTKLHIPVIGSSITADDLANGQGGKNPDPYPGLARVAPTNTDEARAITKFAQLKQGKALLVYDKPGDPYTLTLQQSFSALLKGSRYEPQPFTPPDDRSQEGTTPNTFRQITNLVCDTDPGTDTILFAGRHVQLRQFINALGARGCQDRRFTVLTGDEASYLTYEKDLDRDALRHNLSVLYTSLAHPDAWVRGGPPATGGSAADTATLQTLLTAAQRAPVGPIGSVALDDGQLIIGYDALQLAVHGIREAVPPGKTIPALADVGLQWPQVKGKSQRVNGASGWICLDAHGNPYDKAVPIVELTPQGGSRFVRIAWPEGKPPSRECLPPA
- the ccsB gene encoding c-type cytochrome biogenesis protein CcsB, producing the protein MTLAAATELAAATNEHLASISNTLIYSSMAVYTLAFFAYILEWIFGSRSKVARTANALTDAGEQKASGPAVTVKQAGGTAVLERPKVVVRSAAGARDVPDGPGAHGGDVQGDLFGRIAVSLTVLAFLVELSGVVARAASVERAPWGNMYEFNITFSTVAVGVYLALLALKKNVRWLGLFLITTVLLDLGLAVTVLYTASDQLVPALHSYWLYIHVSTAIFCGAVFYVGAVATILYLFKDSYETKLQTGGKPGAFATSVLERLPASSSLDKFAYRINAAVFPLWTFTIIAGAIWAGDAWGRYWNWDPKETWSFITWVAYACYLHARATAGWKGRKAAYLAMIAFGCWLFNYYGVNIFVSGKHSYAGV
- a CDS encoding condensation domain-containing protein — protein: MRITDIQRCEARPGRLVEWTLSPATVAAAAALPEDSRPPAYIQESHIRTAKCVREDGLFVPTWLGTAFDLPGPVDLDALQEALRAWTVRHETLRSGFRWAGDELRRFTLDAADVSLHREDVGDFPDAGALVRHLEERFDTVADALRWPNFLFTAVVRDDSATVCLAFDHSNVDAYSLERIPAEVTELYAAGRAGAVPDSRTSVASYVDFCRIERADADGIDARHAIVGRWREFIRRCDGTLPGFPVDLGLEPGGPLPRQRMLCEPLADAQEAAAFEAYCRPYGGSQVGLLAATGLIVHELGGQPVYRTVVPFHTRVKSRWSDSVGWYVGGAPIEVPVDRAAGLRDTLRTVRDELRAARPLARMPLARVLSLLGADFRPASPDLYSIVSYVDARSIPGAERWSEQRAHALLRVSYGDQVCVWVNRLHEGLWLASRYPDTDVAAKNLRLYVERLRDHIASVAHGSLTAVS
- a CDS encoding isopenicillin N synthase family dioxygenase — protein: MTESLSRIPTIDLRPWLDGGEEIRAALARTVDQALQTAGFLLVTGHGVESGLRAGIRRAAREFFLLPDEVKRRYEAKVGGRGWLGPGAEANGYAEGTHTPPDLKESLTFATDEPFADPVVDAQWYAPNVWPAEVPQLRTLCTEYLAKMAALEKELLSLLGYALGLERDFFTRHMDHPTYGFNINWYPGTEVVGEPLPGQFRIGPHTDFGTVTVLDRQAGKGGLQVYTDERGWADAPYDPAALTVNIGDLLARWTGDRWRSGRHRVLPPPADAPAEELMSLVYFGECTPGTRVESVPAPVGRVAYPPVDSHVYLRAKLDSITVE
- a CDS encoding menaquinone biosynthesis decarboxylase; translation: MAYDDLRALLRALEREGDLKRIKAEVDPYLEVGEIVDRVQKSGGPALLFENVKGSAMPLAMNVFGTDRRLLKALGLKSYGEISEKIGGLLRPELPHGFVGVREAFGKLGAMAHVPPKKIKEAPVQEVVLHGDEVDLDRLPALFTWPKDGGSFFNLGLTHTKDPETGIRNLGLYRLQRHDRRTIGMHWQIHKDSRNHYQVAARRGERLPVAIAFGCPPAVTYASTAPLPGDIDEYLFAGFIAGRRIEMVDCKTVPLQVPANAEVVLEGWLEPGEMLPEGPFGDHTGFYTPQEPFPALKIDCVTMRRRPLLQSIVVGRPPTEDGPLGRATERFFLPLLKIIVPDIVDYHLPEAGGFHNCAIVSIDKKYPKHAQKVMHAIWGAHMMSLTKLIVVVDRDCDVHDLHEVAWRALGNTDYARDLTVVEGPVDHLDHASYQQFWGGKAGIDATRKWPEEGYTRDGGWPEMVESDPDTAERVTRRWKEYGL
- a CDS encoding PLD nuclease N-terminal domain-containing protein, yielding MLRYLPFLLVLALWIYAFVDCLNTPEDEVRHLPKVVWVIIILLFGEVLVGPVAWLITGRARRAPAGGSTPAPFASGHRAAAGWIAPDDNPEFLKSLENKDDPKGE
- the resB gene encoding cytochrome c biogenesis protein ResB; this translates as MTKTATDTSQDQEDLGEAGSQLSTAPKEELTSLPGLGVIGWLRWFWRQLTSMRVALLLLLLLSLGAIPGSLIPQTGADINKVDDFRKAHSTLAPIYDKLGLFHVYSSVWFSAIYILLFVSLIGCIIPRTWQFVGQLRGRPPAAPKRLTRLPAYTTWRTEADPGQVREAALALLKKRRFRAHVEGDAVAAEKGYLRELGNLAFHIALIVLLIAFAWGQLYKSDGTKLVVEGDGFSNSILQYDDFKSGSLFRNDDLVPFSFNLKEFRGTYELTGPNKGTPRTYQAKIEYSEGAYGRQKATTVKVNEPLHIGDAKVYLVSHGYAPVITVRDGKGNVVYHDAVPLLPLDGNVSSNGVIKVMDGYKNAQGKAEQLGFQAFFVPTFDPKSGTMLSQFPALVNPLLAVNAYHGDLGVDSGIPQSVYQLDKTHMTGFKDGTGQLLKKLLQPGDTLTLPNGAGSLTFDKDIKQWAGFEIVQEPGSGWALGGAVTAIFGLAASLFIQRRRVWVRAVRGADGVTVVEMAGLGRSESAKVPEELGDLAGTLYDQAPGAPDADDDSTESSVVPAEGAEK
- a CDS encoding nucleoside deaminase, with product MDERQARAWLATAVAEARAGLAEGGIPVGAALYGPDGALLGRGRNRRVQDGDPSTHAETAAFRAAGRQRSYRGTTMVTTLSPCWYCSGLVRQFGIPRVVIGEATTFRGGHDWLAEHGVEILVLEDPECVTMMRAFVKDNPDLWNEDIGD